The Metopolophium dirhodum isolate CAU chromosome 4, ASM1992520v1, whole genome shotgun sequence DNA window ccatACTAATATGACGTTTgttatacatagtattatattaatttattataatattactgacaTTGATCTTAAGAAAAACATCAATATGACAATATCAATTGAATTTCTTGGATCTTTCACTGCTCTTACAGATCTAGAAAATAGAAAAGTTCTAGTGTCCGTATGTGTTTATGCCAAGTGGCAAGAATAATTGTATACGTTTTATACACACATTAACGCAATTATAAAAACGGCAATGGTAATTTGTATTccgtgtgattttttttacattttaaactaaatcgtaaatacttgataatttttttcaaattccagATACTTCATACTTTTTTTGGAAACGTATTAAttgatgattatatattatatagttacactTAAACCATTAATgctggataaatatatttagtcaggaaacagtttaaaaaaaaaataggggagaggtgtgaaaaaaaattcagtacttcaatattataagtaaaatgttgctatttttaaacatattttttatttctacaagCTACAAGTGGAAATATGATAACGATATTAAGCCATTTAGACTTTAGAGGGATAGATTTCGTATCCCCATGATGACCTTTATTtcgtatggtataatatattagtgtaCAATATACATGAATAATTGGTTATGAAACCACGCCTAACCACACAGTTAGTCattaactcaaaaataataataaacgtaactcgtaagtaaaaatattttcaaactataatttagtatatttattatggagaaaatcaacaaatattaaagttaaaaaatatacgacTACATAAAatgatattcaaataaataatcgaCACAAACTATGTAGTcgcaattacataatatataaccaaatatcaaatattataggtatattcttGTTGTTTCTAATCTAATGCCTAACGGTATATAATACACTGAGATTTCATGTAATAACTCTGGCcgttaaaataagaatataatataacagatagTTTATAACTACATTATGATATATCTACTTTAATTCGGTTCTGAgttgtgtaaataaaaataaaaatagtaaataaatataatataaagaatatcatatttttacctTACGTATTTCATTGTTATATTGCACAGTTTCACCCGTcgtgattatattatgatatattgttgCGGTAAAATCAACAGGCTGTCTAAGAAAACACAACTCAATTATAAGACGAATGGTGAAAATTCGAACGTACGATATTAGGCGAGCATGCCTCGATGTTGTCGTACTCCCGGTCCTATCGGTATGCTAGTATCGGAATAAGAGAACATTTTCGTCAAGAGTTTAATCACGGATTTGATGAGTTCGAGTATTGGGTTCTTGGTGCTTGACTTAGAGGAACTTCCAAAATCTGCACTAGAAACATATACGTACGGGCTATTGCCGCCGACTGGCGCGGAAAGTGAGCTGAAACCAATAAATTGAACACATTATTAATccgtgtgttattataatagtatacatgtatTGCGTAACAAGATGAAAATGCAATAggattaataatcaatatagtaAATTCAGTGTTTATCTGGAGTAATATTATAAGAGGCCTCGGCCGCGGCGTTCCTCTAGGACCTCAATTTGTTTCCCTCATATTTGATGCCCTCTGTATCATATCAATAGGGACGTGCATATAGGAAGAGGTATTGGGGGGTTCGCCCTCCCTTAAAATGTTCACAAGTTTGTTCACCAACTGCCTATACTGGACACTGGTATTAGTAAGAATCAAGagataaataaatacgtttataatagataaaaataaaaataatttaaccctcttacaaaaaaattacacttcTGAACATTACAATActtaagaaaaatgttatttcttaTCTCAGATCAGTGAAAAATACTTTGTTTGAAGTGGGTGTAAAATGGATATAACATTCCCTCGagtataagttattaaaataaaaataatcatattttaataaaaataaatatcgaaattattttgatagataataaatctaatcaagattattataagttatcaaattaaaaatgttgatatttttttaaaacaagtgTGATTACTACCTAGTGTAGATACTTAGTGTTAAGAACTttccacaataatattatcatattgtcaaaaaatgtaataaaggcCTGAAATGCCATAAGGGCATAATTAGTTTCTAATTtctatgtattattttcaactaCGTCAAACGTAATTACTTACTATTACGTGCCAACTAGCAACTGTTTACTTAACGA harbors:
- the LOC132943954 gene encoding uncharacterized protein LOC132943954, which encodes MKLFVVVVSVAVVIMFVFGTDTAAAPTDYEDTNDMISLSAPVGGNSPYVYVSSADFGSSSKSSTKNPILELIKSVIKLLTKMFSYSDTSIPIGPGVRQHRGMLA